From Zea mays cultivar B73 chromosome 3, Zm-B73-REFERENCE-NAM-5.0, whole genome shotgun sequence:
accccccccctctagccggtgttctAGATCCTACAGGGGCGCGAGTggggaaatctgcctttaaaaaggggttcatccctcgagtagcagtcatgtcttgcttctctcccactcgcggtgtcctttcgcctccgagctctctgcacccctttgccttcaaggtcTCTGCTTCGCGTTGCCGTAGTTTGCCATGGCCTTGTGACTTCATCCCGAGCGCGCCTAGACTGAGTGAGTGCTCGAGATGGTATACCGCCTGCTTGGATGGAATGCGTCGTCGCTTGGCGGAAGGATTTGCGCCGGCGTCATCCACCCCGATGAACTTGCCGCTAAAGAGTTCATGCCTTTTGTCCTCCCTAGCGGGCTGGTGCTACCAGTCTTGTCTTTCCTCTGTTGGAGGTGCGCGGTCTTGTGGGAGCAGCGCTCTTCCACCggtgcttggcttcaaggatgttcatcagcctcgCGGTGGTGGAGAGCGAGCTGAGCCGCGGCTTCGCCTCCACATGGGCTGGTGGCCcgcctcttcctccagcattcggaggaaaaggatgatcaccagccttgtgaaggaGGCAAACTTCGGCTACGCGGTCCCGGTCAGACCGCAAGCACTGCCTTTCGCCGTGCTCCTAGCTCCatggcttggatggtcttgtcctcacccccgtaggaggacgggggcgaggacctcttcgccaTGGCGCGCACGCTGAGGTGGTCCCAgcgcagaggtggtcgccgccgctggtgaggctgcccggtgcagaggtggttgcctctgctGGCGAGGCTGCccggtgcagaggtggttgcctctgctGGCGAGCCACTCGGAGCTGAGGTAGTCGCTGCCGCTGGTGAgccgtcggtgcagaggtggctGCCGCCGCTGGCGAACCGTCGGTGCAGAGGTAGCCGCCtctgctggcgagccgctcggagctagctaaCCACGCGgccctactggtgtggaggtagttcatacctgtagagtagagatggagctaggactccaCTTGAAGGTGGATGTAATACtttcgctttttgtaaggtacttttgagtactatttatcaagcagtattagcagtaTTAGTAGTATTAGCACTTAGTTGTctaccacttgtccctgttgtgtgtggtgtaactgattcctccttggtacctggccccccctgggatgtaggctcgatttgtcgaggctccagaccagcatacctaagaaagagttggcaatggcccccaggaggtagcctctactgggacctgggcctgcacatagcttcggctagggagcattattagtacacccacaggacccgccatctgacactagccatcctttgatacatgctcgggacctgcagggtctagtctgggaggccaagttgtgcgtccggaccccttggatggtggttctaggtactaggacacccgtcgtaGAGTGGTGGAGAGTGCAGGCCcatggtacggaaccaggctgagcggctacacgggctccggaccaccccaggagacaagtgtctattctctagttccggaccccaggttgccggacccacaggacttatagctccaaatactagggtacccgtcataGAGTGGTGGAGTGcgcaggctttcgggtacgggaccaggctaagcggccacacaggctccggaccacccccatGGAACAGGctcccgttctttagaaccggcccccaggctgttGATCTCTCCTGCTTTcgcagagaggtcctaaactgcaagcctggctgttcaattcggatgtcattatgtCTGATGGAATGGGAACTatttgggtgggttagataaaataacacccgaaaaactgcaaggtaagaccatggagcagtagaataaaactatcatagaggcacatctgagggggtaaatcttttctttataacttgtcatgcatgggtgcagaccaacaggccaggcttatgagggcggacctcaccgggttggcgtacacgtatgtgttacctagttacaaaagggagaaaaattcgacccctcaaatttgctcctatggatagaacttacagagatgctccagtggtcaggaagaggtactccttcagtcaTAGCAAGATAGTCATCCCCGGGTCGGTGTattcccgtcaccttgaagggtccttcccagctgggggagagttgcagagcccttcttggcttggtacttgccgtaggactaggtcccgaccctcggttcccatctgcgtttgaTGAGGGAGCCCTCGTCCTCGTGCTGTAGCCATTTCAACATGGACTTGTCAGaggcctggacccgtggggagtccagaagggtttccgagggaaggcaggcttcggccccgtagaccggggagtacggggtccctctgggggtccatctagttgtcgccaccggagtaggaatctccggcgaagacatccttcaggtccccctcgggtgactgatacccgaggtcccgtttagccgcggccacctcgccgtcgtcgaccttttctttgccaggtcggcgacgaggtggggagtcgtccttggaagactgctcgcgccgctcgctgacgcgtttcgcgaggtcaatgatctcgcgacactccacgacgctgtggcgaccattggggtgcaaagggcatgagccgctgttacccctctgcggccgtgggtgtttgttgcggtcgccccggcccccgaTCGCAGCTGCAACaactagagcggtggaccgcggcttctggtggtcgtggtccttcttctttttcttcttaccgtctcaggggacggcacccgagccacccgactagGCATCCCCGgtctgtggggccgagtgccatgcacgaccctcggcggctctagcgcatttgtcagccagagcgaagaatgtggggacagtctccacgtcatgcgtggccaacttctccaacattttctcatcacgtactccctagcggaaggtcgtgatgatggaagcattggaaatgcgaggtatagtacctcgcaccttggtgaagcgggagatgaacgtccggagagtctccccgggctcctgccttaccgcgtggaggtgggcctccacaccgtgctgctagtaagcgctggcgaagttcgcagtGAACCGCGtgtagagctcttcccaggagtagattgaccctggggcgaggttcatgagccaagtccaggcaggtccagacaaggcgacatgaaaatatgtcgccatcacagcggtgtttccacctgctgctgtgatagcggtgacgtacacctgcaggaattccgacgggtttgacgtatcgtcgtacttttccggcaggtgtggccaaaacttggatggccatgatgtcgcgcggagatgatccgcgagagcggcgcagcctacgccggccaaggggacacccgcttgggaccaGGTGCCCATTGGGGCCTGTGGTGCTACCGCAGCAAAGTCTTGATCAAGGTtacgaccctcgatgttttgccggcgctcgcacgccctctctaaagagacccgggcgtcctctcctgcacgcctgcggttgagttctgcccggagattgttggtctgtgcgcccctcactgagggtgagcgcacagacgccgacgcctcatgttggtgccgggatgaccgtggcctcgacctggCCGAGGTAGagtgtgccatgccgagcagtcggtcgacgtcgtcccgccactgcttcatggccctcgGTGAggtcgtggagcttggagggtgacgcagcaactccctggctgctgacaatgctcccgAAGCCGtcctcgacggagtccgggatgtctgcgcagTTGTGTGCTAACGTGCGGCATGCACAGCAGCAATGCCCGACACTGGGCGGTTGGAAACCTGTGGCGCGGAAGAaacagcttcttcctccaccaggaaatccgttgaagtctcggtgtggtgctcaacgatttgcaccatcatgctgagcgagaaaacaagcaaaaacctaatgcctagccccctacctggcgcgccaaatgtcggagagggaattctccggccgggtggcggaatgcacccaccctaaatcctaagatgagaaaggggcttaagcgttttgcctgtcttgctaagcgatcaccgagcacatgaacacgcgaggatttagagtggttcggaccaccggagcgtaacaccctactccactgtgtgttggattgctgtggaagcttgagagctGAGAGTCTCAGTTGGGTCTAAGTTTGGTCTCCCAGAGCCtgtgttgtaacgttgcatgcctccccttttatagctaaggggggcatgCAGTGGCGGAGCACCCATTATGGCCTACTATGGCTAGAGTCATACCTAAAAATCATGTTTGGTGTAGTGGTAAGTGCATACTACTTGCAATCAATAGGTTCCAAGTTTGAATCCTACATGTTAcatcattttttttattttttatcctTTTTCAGCCATACCTAATTATTATTCCGTCCTCCGCCACTGGAGCCATgcacaagggtactgagccccgacatgtgggcccaggaacataacggatgtagtACTTGGAGCCACTAATATTCGTCGCtcgagcaatcttcttgcgccctgacatccgagatctgcgtagtatcgacgtgcaggggaagcttctcgtataagggatgatggACACAGTGCGCCGCACAGCACGGGTgcactgtttgacaatggactggacaggcgcgccgtctacaggatggccctggcgccacctgccagtggagtggacagaacgcattaaatgctgagggggcacatcgcctgtcagcagggtggacaggcggcgcgtcctctccataataaatgcagagaccgcacggcctagaggccttacgtcaggctccgcccactGGCTTATGTTacgggcaacaagccacgtggcagcagcaggtctccgcctgagcggggagcgcaagcgcacaggataaGGCCTGACACGTGTCAGTACCAGACCCTTGCTTATGCCAGGGTATCGGAGGGATCCGGACCCCGTCCAAGGGACCCGGCACGCTACTTGGGAGTTCCGTACCGTACTCGGGGGTCTGGTTCGTGCGTACAGGGATCCGGCGCTTCCTCGTGGAGGTCCGGTCCAACTAACTGCATCCCGGGATATACTATcttttctggccacgtggcgccccttgagccgtccacgtggtggggtcaggtgctgttcACCGCGCGGCTAGAGATCGCCGCacgggcaccgtgtcttcatactgtagtaatggGTACccatgattcagggtaccgacagatgTATTTCCTCTTTTCTAGCTAGACTTGTATAGTGCATTTCCTCCTTTTCTAGATACATAATATATCGAGATATATACTATGTCTTTATATTAAAAAAATAATATATTTAGAGAAGTCAAAATGCTTTATTTGTAAAGGATTTTATATAGTTTTTTACATTGTCAAAGTTCGCCTTTGCTAGACTCTATTTGAGACTTTTTTCGACCATTTCTCGAAACAAAACTGGATTTTAACTTCTTGGAGATTTAGGGTGCGTCTTGATGATGCCCAGTACCTACATTTTTCTCTCTCAGACAGCCTCCTATGGTCACTGTCGCCACAGGTACCGTACAACCTTGACCTTGAGGGAGAAGAAGCTCTTGGGTTTGGCCCTGTCGTGTCTTCCCTCATCGAGAGGATGAGGAGCGTCATGTCCTCCCTTGTTGCAAGGATGAGGAAGCATCGATTCGGAGAAGCTCCTAGGGCCGCCATCGTCGCCTTGTCATCTCTCGTTGACCTTCATCTTGAGGATGGACAACACTAGATCTAAGGCAGTGGTGCGTTATGGCAAGCCTAGAGGATTAAGCGGCAAGCTAGAGAAAGGGACAAGAGGAAAAAGATTAGACTGTCTCCGGACAACAATGTCTCCTAAATTTCGTTCtttataaaaataaaaaaatattcaTTGTTCTTTACCACATTCTTTTAAAAAATTTGtcttttatattttttctatCTTTATCAACGTTCTCTAAATTTAATTTTCTATATCTATATTACTAAGATCTTGTTTGGTTTCAACTAGATTCTtagaaagtggtttttaaaagctgCAAGTCCTCAAACAGGTCATGTTTTTATTTAGTTTCTAAAAACTAGTTTTCTGatttcttaaaaaccaagaatCTGGTTATCCCTACTAAAACTAGTTTTTGGATGACTAATTACGTGTTACCAAGAAAAGAATTACTAACAAATACCCCTACTTTATCCGAACTGTTGGTTGTGTGTGCCTTCTTCTCCATTTGCTTTTTTCCCTAAAGTTTCTCCGTCCTGGCGGCTGAGGGCTGCTGCTTCGTCCCTGGTGGCGGCTGAGGGCTGCTGCTTCGTCCCTGATGGCGCCTGATTGCCTGGGCGCGATCCGCCCGTGCTTCCCATAGCGTACTCCGTCCCTGGCGCCCCCAGTGAGGTCCGTCCGTGGCGCTCCGCCTCCCGTCGTCTTCCGTCACCACGCTCTGGTCGTATCCCCGCCGTAGCGTCGTCCAGGTAATCCACTCCAGGCTCTTTTCTTACTTGGCTATAGAGCCCAAGATGCACCGCCTGCTTTGCTGATCCGTTTCCTCTGCAGTGCTGCCCTGCAGACCGCACATCTGTCCACCTGCTGTGTGGTTTGGTTCCCTCCATGGATTCTACCAATCCGAACCATAAAGATGACGAGTTCCCATAGAATTCGACCGCGAACGGGACAAATTTTGGTTCCAATATGTACAACCAGCTGAAGAAACCGGTTATATTATGGCAATTGAGACCTTAGATTTAAGTACTATTGTAATCCGTATGGTTCTTGCTATTAATTTCTAGGCATATGAAACAAATACCGATGAGCGTGCAATTCCTATATATTAAAGCTATGTAGCTAGACGCACAGCCACATAGGCCACGTCGTTCAAATTTTTGTAAGCCATCCGATACAAGATCGTTGGTTACCAGGCGCGGGAGCAAAGGTAGCCAACCACACGACGGGACTCTTCCAGATGGAGACGAAACACCACATGGCGGGGGAAGGAAAAGAGCGATCAGATCTCAGACGCCGTCGTCCGTCTCCGCCAAGCTGCATCGCCTCAAACGCTTTGTCCCGGCCATCACGCCGGCCATGGCCGCCATGTCGAAGAAGGCGACTCTCCATCCCTTCCGAGTTCCGAGTTCATGCTCCCCTCCGCCCCTGGCATGTAAGTTTTCGCCAAACCTATCCGCCATATCCCTTCGCTCCCTCCTCCTTCCAATGTGGACTGACCAGGTCCGTTCGTTTGCCTCAGCATGCCACGTCCCGCGGACCGTACTATCGCCTCCACAGCCGTGGTCGCTCGGCCACACGTACCGGTCGCTTCGCCTGCCGTCGCTGTTGCGACAGCCGTGATACCTGCCTTCATCAGCAACACGTCCCAAACCGACTAAGCGTCCCGGGCCACCGCGATACTTCATTTCCGAAATCGCTGCGGTGGCAGCAGTTATGCCTGCCTTGCTCCAAATATATAGCACTGTGAGACGAGTAGCAAATCAAGTTGAAGCCATCGGAAATTGTCAAacctcttttttctctctctttttggtaTGTTTTGAGTCCATTTTGGCTGGACCTAGAAATAATGGCTACGAGTTGGTCCACCCTGGCTTCCAACATATGAAACTTCTTGCATCTTCGTTAAATTGTGCTAATATAATGTGTGTTTCATTTTGTTTTGTCCTGCTACAGGGGTGAAGTCTATGTGGGAACACTGAACCTGCAACCGAGACCGTAGCGATTCGACAATATCACTAGAGGATCATACTTCTACTTAGGGATGGCAAATTTACCCGCGGGTTCGGATATCCGACCCATCGGGTTCGGATTCGGGTACGTAATTTGATCCACGGGTCTTGTCCGTACCCGACCCGTGATACAATCGGATCGGGTACGGGTTTTATCTCTTGCCCGTGGGTACCCGGTGGATATTCAAAATTTGTGATACAGCTTTTTAGCCCACCAAAAAAATCAGCCCAATGACCTACCTCATCAGCCCACGGCGACACGAGTGCTGGGCTGCTGTCCCTTAGCGCAGGTACTGGCCTAGCTCGTCGCAATTATGAGTAGTGAGCTAGTATGATATGAACGTGAACCATATGCAGCGTAAACCAGCTGGTGCATCATCAGTCGCTAGCTGATATTACTAATATAATGAAAGCTTGTACAGACGCGAGCGAAATAAAATGGTGGGAGCTGAGAACACTCTCTACACATATAAGGAGTATAATTGTCATTGTCGAAGGAAAAGTAGAAACCATTTTTGAAAAAATGATGGATCCAAACATTCCTATCCAGTTTTTTTCCTAACAACCGTTTTCTAGAAACCAAGTCTAAAAACCAGTCAGTTTTTAAGAAACCAGTGTGGATAAAAAAAAGGCCCTAAAATTATCTTAAACAATTTACTCATTCTCGTCCCTATATTCAAATTCTACTCTAATAATAATACATTCTACAATGTAGAACAATGTTTTGTATAATTATATAGGTAAACTGTTGGAGACAGTCTAACAAATTTTATAAACTACATTGTTTTTTTTTTGGTCATTAGCATACAAAAAAAACTTTAATTTGATATGTCATGAAAAAAACATGTTACAAATTTTTTGTTCAACGAATAAATTATTCATCGTTCATAATTACGAACGCAATTTACCAAAACTTTAAATTATACATTTTTTTTGCACACAAACAGGGAAAAAACGTTCGAGTGTGCCTCAATTGAATTATAGAGAACTTCAAAAAATTTAAGATTCTACTAGCATAcattatcaattaagctaataaaATATTTGCACATTCATTTCTATATTATACTAATGTACGTCAAATGTCAAATGAAAAAGATCATTCGTAAGCCTAAACAAAAGTTGTATTCGTCCAAATACAAAAAAAAAATGAATAGTCCGGTGGAGGAGCTCGTGCGAAGAAGATGGAGGCCGCGATGAGCATAAAGGACATTCCACATTTGAAAAACGCTGGCTATCCGCTATCATAGCGAACGGCTTATAGTACGTTGTTGGACACAGAGAGAAGCTCGTGATCCGCTAAATATAGGGTATCATCTGTTGTGGATATAAAGGAGCAATATGGGAGACCCCTCAACTCAAAAGGATGGCTTGCCAAGGCTCAAAGAGCTCGTTTAAATTCATTATATACTTTAAAATTGAGTTTAGTATAAGTCGTATTATCAAGGGTAAAGGTGTGCCTGAAAGAACAAAGTGCCCATGTCCATCTACATATCAAACACACCCAACGACAATCAGATGCTCGAAATTCCTATTCCTTCTCCACGCTCGGAGGCGGAGCCTATGGCCTATGGGTGGAGCCCCCGTGTTCTATCTAATTGGGCGGCTATGGGGCTGAGGGGGGTATTTAAACTCTCCCCTCTCCCCCAACGGTCATCTTTTCCATTCCCTCTACTCCAACCACCACTGGCTCTCCCTTGTCTTCCATTGATGCTCCAACAACCCTAGTCCAAGAACCTGGGCGTGTAGCCCCTGCTTTACATCAGAAATCAGACAAGACGATTTATTCAAGTAAATTACAAATTCGGAACTAGGATGCACACAGCATTAAACTACAAATGTTATACACGGTGATCTGCACATGTATGCAGATCGCTACAGAGCATAAAGTTCAAAACATGCACGGAAGCTACTATGCTAGTTTGCTACTGCACATACAAGGAAACGAATGTAAGAAACAGAAACCAGTTCTAACGCAGCTCTCTTGACTCGGACCTATCAGCCTGCCTATCGTCATCCCTGCCACCATGTCTGCCATCAGGCCTATCATGGTTCCTTTCATTATCCGAAGGCTGCCTATCAAACTGTCGACCATTTCTCTCATTGTGATTCTCATATCGCCTCTCGTTGCCTGAATTCTGCCTATCGTAATGCCGATCAGTCCTGGATGGATATCCCTCTGTGTTTGTTGAATGGGAGAATCTGCTATGTCCCCTTGACCCCCCATCGCCACCAGAGCGTGACTTCCATGACCTTCCGCCTGAGTCACCACCACTAAAAGCACCGCGGTGTCCAGAGTGCCTGCCCCCATTCTCTCTCTGTTGATTATTCCAATTAGGATTACCATTTGGTGCGTTCCAGTTCATGTTGTTATTTGCCTGACCTGGATTTCCCTGCACAGGAGCACTCCAGCCAACATTTTGGTTCATGTTTCCAGCTTGTTGGTTTCCCCAGGCAGGATAAGAATTTGCACTTCCTGCTGCAACACCACCCCAAGGGGCCATTGGGACTCCTTGCATCTGACCTCCCATCATAGGAGCCGCATTTGGAGTCCCCTGGCCTTGAGTTGCAGCCCAGATCATGTTCATGCTGGTGTTTCCTGGATTTGGTAACCAGCCCATGTTTGGAACTGCATTTGGCTGCGTCGGCATGGCTACACCCATGTTGTAGCCTGAAGCACCTTGAGCTGATGCTACCCAAGGCATATTCATATTGCTCTGTCCCACCATTCCCCAACCTAAGCTTGCGTCACCCTGAGGTGTATTTCCCCAGGTTAGATTTCCAGTTATCTGAGACTGGCCAGGTGTGTTCGCCATTTGTGCAGGTACAGCCCAC
This genomic window contains:
- the LOC100381569 gene encoding uncharacterized protein LOC100381569, coding for METKHHMAGEGKERSDLRRRRPSPPSCIASNALSRPSRRPWPPCRRRRLSIPSEFRVHAPLRPWHHATSRGPYYRLHSRGRSATRTGRFACRRCCDSRDTCLHQQHVPNRLSVPGHRDTSFPKSLRWQQLCLPCSKYIAL